From one Solanum stenotomum isolate F172 chromosome 12, ASM1918654v1, whole genome shotgun sequence genomic stretch:
- the LOC125848175 gene encoding zinc finger CCCH domain-containing protein 14 yields the protein MQNENPSSDGLNTSIADAATVPSGNKNYTFSDATSPDLADNPFLSPTSTHQFDSSEFIPNFYSTFSRSSNSPSLTSFDDTDDLVTDGHLHQASYILEYQQLYNRYTLCLAHLQESIKEVEALHQENESLLLVNTDLDRRLSLLTQATIQNCLLSDFNRFGMGVNRDTQISDPRPPNIRQGSVVEPNRPERRNAERVSLPKSISVRSSGYLKLKAQGGNSGGGPSQAKARPKSAAPPLTESQQRVYVPGSKKEEEALEFDVYNQGMLKTELCNKWQETGTCPYGENCQFAHGITELRPVIRHPRYKTEVCRMVLAGDMCPYGHRCHFRHSLTEEERRTGPGLF from the exons ATGCAGAACGAGAATCCTTCAAGTGATGGCCTCAACACCAGCATCGCTGATGCAGCTACAGTCCCGTCCGGCAACAAAAACTATACGTTCTCTGATGCAACTTCACCAGACTTGGCTGACAATCCATTTCTCTCACCTACCTCAACTCACCAATTCGATTCCTCTGAATTCATCCCCAACTTCTACTCAACTTTCTCTCGCAGCTCAAATTCCCCTTCCCTAACCTCCTTTGACGATACTGATGACCTCGTCACCGATGGCCACCTCCACCAAGCAAGCTACATTCTCGAGTACCAGCAACTCTACAATCGGTACACTCTGTGCCTCGCACATCTGCAGGAATCTATCAAAGAAGTCGAAGCTCTTCACCAGGAGAATGAATCTCTCCTGCTAGTTAACACTGATTTGGATCGACGCCTGAGCCTCCTCACGCAGGCCACCATACAAAACTGTCTTCTCTCTGATTTCAATCGTTTTGGTATGGGAGTCAACCGTGATACTCAAATCTCTGATCCCAGACCTCCGAACATCAGGCAAGGAAGCGTCGTGGAACCTAACCGGCCCGAGCGAAGGAACGCTGAACGAGTTTCGCTGCCGAAGAGCATTTCTGTGCGCTCGAGCGGTTATCTCAAGTTGAAAGCACAAGGTGGAAACAGTGGGGGAGGTCCCAGCCAGGCAAAAGCTCGGCCAAAATCTGCGGCTCCACCCCTAACCGAATCT CAACAAAGAGTGTACGTTCCTGGAAGTAAGAAGGAAGAGGAGGCATTAGAGTTTGACGTTTACAACCAAGGGATGTTAAAGACAGAGCTGTGCAACAAATGGCAGGAGACTGGGACTTGTCCTTACGGAGAAAACTGTCAGTTCGCTCACGGTATCACAGAGTTGCGCCCAGTGATAAGGCATCCACGCTACAAGACAGAAGTCTGTAGGATGGTCCTAGCAGGTGATATGTGCCCCTATGGTCACCGTTGCCACTTCCGTCACTCTCTCACTGAGGAAGAGCGACGAACAGGTCCTGGCCTTTTCTGA